In Thermus hydrothermalis, a single genomic region encodes these proteins:
- a CDS encoding type IV pilus twitching motility protein PilT, which translates to MPKTPDIVDLLTLAVERGASDLVITVGLPPMIKVDGEFHPTEYEPLSPQDTRRLMYALMDEKQQRVFEEEKELDFSFSLPGKGRYRVNVFLQRGSVGGVLRVVPAVIKSFEELGLPKNIAEIAMAPRGLVLVTGPTGSGKSTTLASMIDYINERKPVHIVTIEDPIEFFHRHKKAIINQREIGADTHSFHKALRSVLRQAPDVILVGEMRDYETIAAAITAAETGHLVMGTLHTNSAPETIDRIIDVFPENQQEQVRVQLSNNLVAVLTQQLLPKAFGGGRVLAYELMIATPAVRALIREGKSHQLRSVIQTGGQYGMITMDACLADLYKRKLITYELGLARAVDPKEFMRLAGVQEGAKR; encoded by the coding sequence ATGCCCAAGACCCCGGATATCGTGGACCTTTTGACCCTGGCCGTGGAGCGGGGAGCCAGCGACCTGGTGATCACCGTGGGCCTCCCCCCCATGATCAAGGTGGACGGGGAGTTCCACCCCACGGAGTACGAGCCCCTAAGCCCCCAGGACACCCGGCGCCTCATGTACGCCCTCATGGACGAGAAGCAGCAGCGGGTCTTTGAGGAGGAGAAGGAGCTGGACTTCTCCTTTAGCCTCCCGGGCAAAGGGCGCTACCGGGTGAACGTCTTCCTCCAGCGGGGAAGCGTGGGGGGGGTCCTCCGGGTGGTGCCGGCGGTCATCAAGAGCTTTGAGGAGCTAGGTCTGCCCAAGAACATTGCCGAGATCGCCATGGCCCCCAGGGGCTTGGTCCTGGTGACGGGCCCCACGGGAAGCGGCAAGAGCACCACCTTGGCCTCCATGATTGACTACATCAACGAGCGCAAGCCGGTGCACATCGTCACCATTGAGGACCCCATAGAGTTTTTCCACCGGCACAAGAAGGCCATCATCAACCAACGGGAGATCGGGGCTGACACCCACAGCTTCCACAAGGCCCTAAGGAGCGTGTTGCGCCAGGCGCCGGACGTGATCCTGGTGGGGGAGATGCGGGACTACGAAACCATCGCCGCCGCCATCACCGCCGCCGAAACCGGCCACCTGGTCATGGGCACCCTGCATACCAACTCCGCCCCGGAAACCATTGACCGCATCATTGACGTCTTCCCGGAAAACCAGCAGGAGCAGGTGCGGGTGCAGCTTTCCAACAACCTGGTGGCCGTGCTCACCCAGCAACTCCTCCCCAAGGCCTTTGGCGGGGGGCGGGTCCTGGCCTACGAGCTCATGATCGCCACCCCAGCGGTGCGGGCCCTCATCCGCGAGGGCAAAAGCCACCAGCTCCGGAGCGTGATCCAAACGGGGGGCCAGTACGGCATGATCACCATGGACGCCTGCCTGGCCGATCTCTACAAGCGCAAGCTCATCACCTACGAGCTAGGCCTCGCCCGGGCCGTGGACCCCAAGGAGTTCATGCGCCTCGCTGGGGTGCAGGAAGGGGCGAAGCGCTAA
- the pilB gene encoding type IV pilus assembly ATPase PilB, producing MSVLTIGDKRLGAILLDAGLLTDEELQLALEKHREVGGSLAEVIVDSGLLSERRIAQAIEDHFGIPLVELHQLEIPPKVKALLPAEKAKELGAIPFALDEEAGVVRVAFVNPLDTLALEEVEDLTGLVVEPYQATKSAFQYALAKHYPELGLPLPPPPTGPSQGELRLGELLLGKGLIDRETLEEALVEQERTGDLLGQILVRKGLSEEALYRALAEQKGLEFLPTTEGLTPDPAATALLLRSDALRFSAVPVAIREGKVEVVLADPRHKEAVEELLGRPARFYLTLPKAWEALFHRAYPEKGRLGEVLVQEGRLSREHLREALEVQKRLPKAKPLGEILVELGLARPEDVEEALKKQRQGGGRLEDTLVQSGKLKPEALAQAVAAQLGYPYIDPQENPPDPGAALLIPEDLARRYGVFPHHLEGKTLVLLMKDPRNILALDDVRLALKRKGLGYEVTPAVATEAAIVKLIERFYGKEELGELAKELSKGYQAEEEALTTELDESAAQRFVKQVIREAYLQDASDIHVEPRQSDVLVRLRIDGTLRQYTTLPKGALGPVISVIKIMGGLNIAEKRLPQDGRVRYREGAIDVDLRLSTLPTVYGEKAVMRLLKKAADIPEIEQLGFAPGVFERFQEVISKPYGIFLITGPTGSGKSFTTFSILKRIATPDKNTQTIEDPVEYEIPGINQTQVNPQAGLTFARALRAFLRQDPDIIMVGEIRDSETAKIATEAALTGHLVIATLHTNDAAQAITRLDEMGVELFNISAALIGVLSQRLVRKICDHCKVEVKPDPEVLRRLGIPEEEMQGVKLYKGTGCERCGGTGYKGRYAIHELLVVDDEIRHAIVAGKSATEIKEIARKKGMRTLREDGVYKALQGITTLEEVLARTIE from the coding sequence ATGAGCGTGCTGACCATCGGCGACAAGCGGCTTGGGGCCATCCTTTTGGATGCGGGGCTCCTCACGGACGAGGAGCTCCAACTCGCCCTGGAGAAGCACCGGGAGGTGGGGGGAAGCCTGGCGGAGGTCATCGTGGACTCGGGCCTCCTCTCGGAAAGGCGCATCGCCCAGGCCATTGAGGACCACTTCGGAATCCCCCTGGTGGAGCTCCACCAGCTGGAAATCCCCCCGAAGGTAAAGGCCCTCTTGCCAGCGGAGAAGGCCAAGGAGCTGGGGGCCATCCCCTTCGCCCTGGACGAGGAGGCGGGGGTGGTGCGGGTGGCCTTCGTGAACCCCTTGGACACCTTGGCCCTCGAGGAGGTGGAGGACCTCACGGGCCTCGTGGTGGAGCCCTACCAGGCCACCAAGAGCGCCTTCCAGTACGCCCTGGCCAAGCACTACCCCGAGCTCGGCCTGCCCCTCCCGCCCCCGCCCACAGGCCCAAGCCAAGGGGAGCTTCGGCTAGGGGAACTCCTCCTAGGGAAGGGCCTCATTGACCGGGAAACCCTGGAGGAGGCCTTGGTGGAGCAGGAGAGGACGGGGGACCTTTTGGGCCAGATCCTGGTGCGCAAGGGCCTTTCCGAAGAAGCCCTCTACCGTGCGCTGGCCGAGCAAAAGGGGCTAGAATTTTTGCCCACCACCGAAGGGCTAACTCCTGACCCCGCCGCCACCGCCCTCCTCCTCCGCTCGGACGCCTTGCGCTTTAGCGCCGTCCCCGTGGCCATCCGCGAGGGCAAGGTGGAGGTGGTCCTGGCTGACCCCCGGCACAAGGAGGCGGTGGAGGAGCTTTTGGGCCGCCCCGCTCGCTTCTACCTCACCCTGCCCAAGGCCTGGGAGGCCCTCTTCCACCGGGCCTACCCGGAAAAGGGGCGGTTGGGCGAGGTCTTGGTGCAGGAGGGCCGCCTGAGCCGGGAACACCTGCGGGAGGCCTTGGAGGTGCAAAAGCGCCTCCCCAAGGCGAAGCCTCTGGGGGAGATCCTGGTGGAGCTGGGCCTCGCCCGCCCCGAGGACGTGGAGGAGGCCCTCAAGAAGCAACGCCAAGGGGGAGGCCGCCTGGAGGACACCCTGGTCCAGTCGGGCAAGCTCAAGCCCGAGGCTTTGGCCCAGGCGGTGGCCGCCCAGCTGGGCTACCCCTACATTGACCCCCAGGAAAACCCCCCGGACCCCGGGGCCGCCCTCCTCATCCCCGAGGATCTGGCCCGGCGCTACGGCGTCTTCCCCCACCACCTGGAGGGGAAAACCTTGGTCCTCCTCATGAAAGACCCCCGGAACATCCTGGCCCTGGACGACGTGCGCCTGGCCTTGAAGCGGAAGGGCCTGGGGTACGAGGTGACCCCCGCCGTGGCCACCGAAGCGGCCATCGTCAAGCTCATTGAGCGCTTCTACGGCAAGGAGGAGCTCGGTGAGTTGGCCAAGGAGCTCTCCAAGGGGTACCAGGCGGAGGAGGAAGCCCTCACCACGGAGCTAGACGAAAGCGCCGCCCAGCGCTTCGTCAAGCAGGTGATCCGGGAGGCCTACCTCCAAGACGCTTCCGATATCCACGTGGAGCCCAGGCAGTCGGACGTCCTGGTGCGCCTTAGGATTGACGGCACCTTGCGCCAGTACACCACCTTGCCCAAGGGGGCCTTGGGTCCGGTGATCAGCGTCATCAAGATCATGGGCGGGCTCAACATCGCGGAAAAGCGCCTCCCCCAGGACGGCCGCGTGCGCTACCGGGAAGGGGCCATTGACGTGGACCTGCGGCTTTCCACCCTGCCCACGGTCTACGGGGAAAAGGCGGTGATGCGCCTTTTGAAGAAGGCGGCGGACATCCCCGAGATAGAGCAACTGGGCTTTGCCCCCGGGGTCTTTGAGCGCTTCCAGGAGGTGATCTCCAAACCCTACGGCATCTTCCTTATCACCGGCCCCACGGGAAGCGGCAAGAGCTTCACCACCTTTTCCATCCTGAAGCGCATCGCCACCCCCGATAAGAACACCCAGACCATTGAAGACCCCGTGGAGTACGAGATCCCCGGCATCAACCAGACCCAGGTGAACCCCCAGGCCGGGCTCACCTTCGCCCGGGCCTTGCGCGCCTTCCTGCGCCAGGACCCGGACATCATCATGGTGGGGGAGATCCGCGACTCGGAAACCGCCAAGATCGCCACGGAAGCGGCCCTCACCGGCCACCTGGTCATCGCCACCCTGCACACCAACGACGCCGCCCAGGCCATCACCCGCTTGGACGAGATGGGGGTGGAGCTTTTCAACATCTCCGCTGCCCTTATCGGCGTCCTTTCCCAGCGCCTGGTGCGCAAGATCTGCGACCACTGCAAAGTGGAGGTGAAGCCCGACCCGGAGGTGCTCCGCCGGCTCGGCATCCCCGAGGAGGAGATGCAAGGGGTGAAGCTCTACAAGGGCACGGGATGCGAGCGGTGCGGGGGCACGGGGTACAAGGGCCGCTACGCCATCCACGAGCTTCTGGTGGTGGACGACGAGATCCGCCACGCCATCGTGGCGGGGAAGTCCGCCACGGAAATCAAGGAGATCGCCCGCAAGAAGGGCATGAGGACCTTGCGGGAAGACGGCGTCTACAAGGCCCTCCAGGGGATTACCACCCTCGAGGAGGTCCTGGCGCGTACCATTGAGTGA
- a CDS encoding YqeG family HAD IIIA-type phosphatase, whose product MLFPREVLPSLLNLTPSWLKERGLKGVILDLDNTLLPYGEEALPAEYAAWLSALKEAVPIYLLSNALPERFARVQKRLGLPGHAPALKPWLGFAKALKALGLPAREVAVVGDQVFTDILGGNLVGAYTVLVPPLREKEFFYTRFIRMLETPFRKPWGGSP is encoded by the coding sequence ATGCTCTTCCCCCGGGAGGTCCTCCCTTCCCTCCTTAACCTCACCCCTTCCTGGCTTAAAGAGCGGGGGCTTAAGGGGGTTATCCTGGACCTGGACAACACCCTCTTGCCCTATGGGGAAGAGGCCCTTCCCGCCGAGTACGCCGCTTGGCTTTCCGCCCTTAAGGAGGCGGTGCCCATCTACCTCCTTTCCAACGCCCTGCCCGAGCGCTTTGCCCGGGTGCAGAAGCGGCTTGGCCTTCCCGGCCACGCCCCCGCCCTGAAGCCCTGGCTGGGCTTCGCCAAGGCCCTCAAGGCCCTAGGCCTTCCCGCCCGGGAGGTGGCGGTGGTGGGGGACCAGGTCTTCACCGACATCCTGGGGGGGAACCTGGTGGGGGCCTACACCGTCTTGGTGCCCCCCTTGCGGGAAAAGGAATTCTTTTACACGCGTTTCATACGGATGCTGGAAACTCCGTTTAGGAAACCCTGGGGAGGGAGTCCATGA
- the pgeF gene encoding peptidoglycan editing factor PgeF: MVPLLTTPLPTPHGFTTRLGGVSQGPYASLNLSPATGDDPKKVAENQGRVLTAFGNPPVAALKQVHGTEVHLVEGPGVWEGDGLLTTTPGLLLRVGVADCYPLLLYHPQGAVAALHAGWRGVVGGILPKALALLEALGLDPKATHLAIGPGIGGCCYQVGEEVVEAFQKACLPTFRKDEGAPGKYLLDLEEAILLQAKRSGLSEKRIYRIRLCTACSPALFSHRRDRGKTGRMWGLVMLPR; encoded by the coding sequence GTGGTCCCCCTCCTCACCACCCCCTTGCCCACACCCCACGGCTTCACCACCCGGCTGGGCGGGGTTTCCCAAGGCCCCTACGCCAGCCTGAACCTCTCCCCCGCCACCGGGGATGACCCCAAAAAGGTGGCGGAGAACCAAGGCCGGGTCCTAACCGCCTTCGGCAACCCCCCGGTGGCGGCCCTCAAGCAGGTGCACGGCACCGAAGTCCACCTCGTGGAGGGCCCCGGGGTCTGGGAAGGGGATGGCCTCCTCACCACCACCCCGGGCCTCCTCCTCCGGGTGGGGGTGGCGGACTGCTACCCCCTCCTCCTCTACCACCCCCAAGGGGCGGTGGCCGCCCTGCACGCCGGCTGGCGGGGCGTGGTGGGAGGGATTTTGCCCAAGGCCCTCGCCCTCCTCGAGGCCCTAGGACTAGACCCCAAGGCAACCCACCTGGCCATAGGCCCCGGCATCGGAGGGTGCTGCTACCAGGTGGGGGAGGAGGTAGTGGAGGCCTTCCAAAAGGCCTGTCTTCCCACCTTCCGCAAGGACGAAGGCGCCCCGGGCAAGTACCTCCTGGACCTGGAGGAGGCAATCCTGCTCCAGGCGAAACGGAGCGGGCTTTCGGAAAAGCGCATCTACCGGATTAGGCTTTGCACCGCCTGTTCCCCGGCCCTCTTCTCCCACCGCCGCGACCGGGGGAAGACGGGGAGGATGTGGGGTCTTGTGATGCTTCCCCGTTAA
- a CDS encoding DUF4395 domain-containing protein, with product MKTDRNQLRFNQALLVLLLPLAALMDLPWLVYALFLLMASQHTPFDLMVALKRLLRVPPQPVEEDPRPHRFARTLGAVFLGLASLFLLLGLKGVGYALALLVALLAFINLAFGFCLGCFLYLHLRYARALFTGK from the coding sequence ATGAAGACGGACCGGAACCAGCTCCGCTTCAACCAGGCCCTCTTGGTCCTCCTTCTGCCCCTGGCGGCCCTTATGGACCTCCCCTGGCTGGTGTACGCCCTCTTCCTCCTCATGGCGAGCCAGCACACCCCGTTTGACCTGATGGTGGCCCTCAAGCGGCTCCTTCGGGTGCCGCCCCAGCCCGTGGAGGAGGACCCGAGGCCCCACCGGTTCGCCCGCACCCTGGGAGCGGTCTTCCTGGGCCTGGCCTCCCTTTTCCTCCTCCTGGGCCTGAAGGGGGTGGGCTACGCCTTGGCCCTTTTGGTGGCCCTCTTGGCCTTCATCAACCTGGCCTTTGGCTTTTGCCTGGGCTGCTTCCTCTACCTCCACCTCCGCTACGCCCGGGCCCTTTTCACCGGGAAATAA
- the ribH gene encoding 6,7-dimethyl-8-ribityllumazine synthase yields MKPKTLSPILTAKGVRLAIAVGRFNERVTKLLLEGALEAYARLGGDPAEVLVAWVPGSFELPLVAKRLAQRPDVDAVVALGAVVRGETPHFEYVAAQAASGLMQAMLQTEKPIVFGVLTTNTPEEAQERAGGKAGNKGAEAVFTAIEMVRLLEVISR; encoded by the coding sequence ATGAAGCCCAAGACCCTCTCCCCCATCCTCACCGCCAAAGGCGTGCGGCTCGCCATCGCCGTGGGCCGCTTCAACGAGCGGGTGACCAAGCTCCTCTTGGAGGGGGCCCTCGAGGCCTACGCCCGGCTCGGGGGCGACCCGGCGGAGGTCCTGGTGGCCTGGGTGCCCGGCTCCTTTGAGCTTCCCCTGGTGGCCAAACGCCTGGCCCAGCGCCCCGACGTGGACGCCGTGGTGGCCTTAGGGGCCGTGGTGCGGGGGGAAACCCCCCACTTTGAGTACGTGGCCGCCCAGGCGGCAAGCGGCCTCATGCAGGCCATGCTCCAAACGGAAAAGCCCATCGTCTTCGGCGTCCTCACCACCAACACCCCCGAGGAGGCCCAGGAGCGCGCCGGGGGCAAGGCGGGAAACAAGGGCGCCGAGGCGGTTTTCACCGCCATTGAGATGGTGCGCCTCCTGGAGGTTATTTCCCGGTGA
- the crcB gene encoding fluoride efflux transporter CrcB produces MERYLLVALGGALGSALRYGLGAYVQGLLGPGFPYSTLFVNALGSFLIGAVLRLSLEGALSPEARLFLAVGVLGGFTTFSTLSYETLALLQDGEVGQALAYVGLSLGLGLLLVYVGYRLAGLL; encoded by the coding sequence ATGGAGCGCTACCTCCTGGTGGCTTTGGGCGGGGCCTTGGGCTCGGCCTTGCGCTACGGGCTTGGGGCCTACGTCCAAGGGCTTTTGGGCCCGGGCTTTCCCTATAGCACCCTGTTCGTGAACGCCCTGGGGAGCTTCCTCATCGGGGCGGTCTTGCGGCTTTCCCTGGAAGGGGCCCTTTCCCCCGAGGCGCGGCTTTTCCTGGCGGTGGGGGTCCTGGGCGGGTTCACCACCTTCTCCACCCTTAGCTACGAGACCCTGGCCCTGTTGCAGGACGGGGAGGTGGGGCAGGCCTTGGCCTACGTGGGCCTAAGCTTGGGCCTGGGGCTTTTGCTGGTGTACGTGGGCTACCGCCTAGCGGGGCTTCTCTAG
- the aroQ gene encoding type II 3-dehydroquinate dehydratase: MVLILNGPNLNLLGTREPEVYGRTTLEELEALCEAWGAELGLGVAFRQSNYEGQLIEWVQQAHREGFLAIVLNPGALTHYSYALLDAIRAQPLPVVEVHLTNLHAREPFRQHSVTAGACRGIISGFGPLSYKLALTYLAEVLEVG; this comes from the coding sequence ATGGTCCTGATCCTAAACGGTCCTAACCTGAACCTGTTGGGAACGCGGGAGCCCGAGGTGTACGGCCGCACCACGTTAGAGGAACTGGAGGCCCTGTGCGAGGCCTGGGGCGCGGAGCTCGGCCTCGGGGTGGCCTTCCGCCAGAGCAACTACGAGGGGCAGCTCATTGAATGGGTGCAGCAGGCCCACCGGGAGGGGTTTTTGGCCATCGTCCTCAACCCCGGGGCCCTCACCCACTACTCCTACGCCCTCCTGGACGCTATCCGGGCCCAGCCCCTCCCCGTGGTGGAGGTCCACCTGACGAACCTCCACGCCCGGGAGCCCTTCCGCCAGCACTCCGTGACCGCCGGGGCCTGCCGGGGAATCATCTCCGGCTTTGGACCCCTTTCCTACAAGCTCGCCCTCACCTACCTGGCCGAGGTCCTGGAGGTGGGCTAG